A window of Enterobacter ludwigii genomic DNA:
TCCCACGCCAGCTCGCCGTGCTCACCCGCCTCGCGCGTGACGCGACCGAGCGCGTCATACTCAAAGGCAAGCTCCTGCTCTGCCTCGGAGCTCCACGCATCCGCTGAAAGCGCAGGGTGCAGGCCAATCCGGCTTAACAGCCCGGACGGGGTGTAATGGTAGCGGGTCTGCCCTTCCGGCGTGGTGCGGGCGACCAACTGGCCGCTCGCGCTCCAGGCAAAGGCGTGAGTAATGGCTTCGGGATGACCGGCGGCAAAGGTACGCGCTATCGTGCGCCCGCAGGCGTCGTAGCGATACTGCGAGGCCACCCCATCGAGCCCCACCTCTTCCAGCAGCAGCGAGTCTGCGCCCCAGCGGAACTGATACGCTTCGCCGTTTTCGTTTTCCAGAGCAATCAGACGCCCGCGGCTGTCCCAGCGGCGGCGAACCTCTTCGCCCCGGGTATTGCGGGTGGCAGTTAAGCGCCCTGCCTCATCGTATCTGAACTCACTCTCTTTCCCGTCGGCGCCAGCATGCTTCACAGGCAGGCCACGTTCGTTCCATTTGAGCGACTCTGTCCAGCCTTCCGGGCGATCAAGCTGCACCGGACGCCCTGCCGCGTCATAGCGGTAATGGGTCTCTTCACCGTCAGCGCTTATCTCAGTCGTCAGCCAGCCCAGCGGATGATAGTGATACCGGGTCGTGCGGCCAGAGCAATCCGTCGCACGCACGACTTGTCCGGCCTCGTTGTACTCCTGGTAGCGGCTGTTCCCGGCGGCGTCCACCTCTTCAACCACCTGACCGAACTCATCCCGTCGCAGCTGCGTGGTCTGCCCCATCGGGTCCACCACGCGTTTCAGGCCGTGGTGTTCGTCGTACCAGAACCGGGTAGCGCTGCCGTCTGCTTCGATAATCGCCGCGGGAAGCGCACGGTGCTCCAGCCAGGTCGTGGTACGGGCATTGCCGTCGGCGTCGATCTCCTGCACCCGATTGCCCATGTCGTCGTAGACGAAGGTGACGACGTTCCCGAGCGGATCGATGCGTTGCGTGAGGAGCTCGTTGTCATCCCACGCGTAGCGCCAGTTCTCGCCGCGCTCGTCAACGTAGCGGACGATCAGATTTTGCGCGTTCCAGTAGTGCTGACGTTTCTGACCATCGTAGTGTTCAACACTGGTCAGCCCGGCGTCCAGATCGTAGGTGAAGCGACAGCCATCCCCTGTGCTGGTGCGGTTTTCCACCACGCGCCAGTGGTCAAATTTTTTCCAGCGGTATTCACTTTCCAGACCGCCCGGCAGGCGATGCCAGACCATCATGCCGTGGTCGTTATAGCGGTATTCACGCGTCACCACGCCGGAGGCATCCGTCGCGCTCGCCAGCTGTGCGCGCGCATCGTAGCGCCACTGCATCAGCGGCCATGTCTGGTTACCGTCAAAATGACTGGCAGCGGTAACACGCTGCGGGAAACGTTCATCTTCATAGCGCAGGGTGACGTCTATCGCCCGCAACTCATCGTGCAGACCGACCAGCCTGCCGTGCTCATCCCACTCCGTCAGCAGCGCGTTGCCGTATTCGTCGCTGAGAGAGGCCAGACGCAGGATAGATGGCTCCGCCCGGGTTGGTTTATACAGACGCCACACAGCGCCGTCATCGTCGGCAATCGCCACGTCGCCGCTCTCATTGCGGCGGATAATGATGCCTTCGCTGATGCTGTAAAACGCGTGGTCAACCGGCGGCAGCTCAAAAGTCAGCTCTCGTCCGGTTTCATCGAACCAGGTTGCGTTGTTCTCTTCCAGCGTCAGATAGCTGTCAAAGGTGGTAGCCCAGCCCAGGCCAAACAGCCCTTCGCGGGTGGTCAGGCTGTTATAGCTGCGCTGCCAGCGAAGCGGGAAACGCCCCGGCAGCGAGAAGTCGAGCTCGTCGTCGTCATTCAAGACCTTCACGCCAGTGGCGGCGTGAACCGGATGCGAGGAGCCAAACACGGCATTGACGGCCATATCGGCCAGCATCCCGCCGCCGGCTGCCGCCAGCGCACAGGGCATGTTTTTCAGGATCTTGCCCGGACGCCCGCGCAGCAAGGAGAGCGCAATCATCCCCAGCGCCAGCCCAGGCGTTTTGCCGCTTTTGATATCGCGGACCGTCAGCGTATCGCCGCCAATGATCACGTTCGGGGAGACATCGTCGGAAACGGTGCCTTCGCAGGTGGTGCGATCTTTCGCACGCACAGCGGGT
This region includes:
- a CDS encoding DUF6531 domain-containing protein, which translates into the protein MSDNNAARKGDEIIHSSIFADITSIVAEGAAYAVIGAAVGAAATVAAPLLGAGAAAAGVAAIGSSCLLSGIIGGVLANVAGITDDISNAAEGLGNALFPPSPAGKITTGSNNVLTNAIPAARAAGTLTPADTPSPEPQSPGSFADYAGMLLSAAGQFGSEMWQPSVASAAAGTSPLEEDKVACEKHSGPQYLAEGSKSVFINGQPAVRAKDRTTCEGTVSDDVSPNVIIGGDTLTVRDIKSGKTPGLALGMIALSLLRGRPGKILKNMPCALAAAGGGMLADMAVNAVFGSSHPVHAATGVKVLNDDDELDFSLPGRFPLRWQRSYNSLTTREGLFGLGWATTFDSYLTLEENNATWFDETGRELTFELPPVDHAFYSISEGIIIRRNESGDVAIADDDGAVWRLYKPTRAEPSILRLASLSDEYGNALLTEWDEHGRLVGLHDELRAIDVTLRYEDERFPQRVTAASHFDGNQTWPLMQWRYDARAQLASATDASGVVTREYRYNDHGMMVWHRLPGGLESEYRWKKFDHWRVVENRTSTGDGCRFTYDLDAGLTSVEHYDGQKRQHYWNAQNLIVRYVDERGENWRYAWDDNELLTQRIDPLGNVVTFVYDDMGNRVQEIDADGNARTTTWLEHRALPAAIIEADGSATRFWYDEHHGLKRVVDPMGQTTQLRRDEFGQVVEEVDAAGNSRYQEYNEAGQVVRATDCSGRTTRYHYHPLGWLTTEISADGEETHYRYDAAGRPVQLDRPEGWTESLKWNERGLPVKHAGADGKESEFRYDEAGRLTATRNTRGEEVRRRWDSRGRLIALENENGEAYQFRWGADSLLLEEVGLDGVASQYRYDACGRTIARTFAAGHPEAITHAFAWSASGQLVARTTPEGQTRYHYTPSGLLSRIGLHPALSADAWSSEAEQELAFEYDALGRVTREAGEHGELAWEYDALGNRTSVTLPDGRELKQFYYGSGHLLSIALDKLSVSDFTRDELHRETSRTQGLLTTRSEYDRLGRLHRRDVFTGNAQRPSPRRWSRRWDYDYRNNLVREERDDNPFSWYRWQYDSAGRLLVQDGTLPGQEQWRWDAAGNPLEGSAEKVTHNRLTQLNGIRWRYDIHGRTVEKDNGQTRWHYRYDGEHRLTEVISQPRDRNKPQTQVSFRYDPLGRRISKTRRQMLGGQPTGKPVTTRFVWEGFRLLQEVHGDVPLTYVYSDQDSYDPLARIDGVDAPEIFWFHCQPNGTPERMTDIEGQVRWEGVNSAWGKLLRESKTQVSGYSQNLRMQGQYLDRETGLHYNLFRYYDPDCGRFTQQDPIGLAGGINLYQYAPNALGWVDPSGLSRCSSSGKYKPGTILGRTVYKNTVDIHPGVPKSVHPSVHPSIKAKVKDGWTNVDLMKNGYAPIGTDGKQVNLHHVLGQEPGPMVEILSSTHKLYHKQLHGLIENGGSFRNTPELDRQYNRFRSAYWKLRALDF